Within Mesoplodon densirostris isolate mMesDen1 chromosome 13, mMesDen1 primary haplotype, whole genome shotgun sequence, the genomic segment CAGCCCCTCACCTCAGCGCTCTGTACGGCTTGGTGGAGAGGTCTAGGTCAAACCACACCAGCCTGCTGTCATAGCTTCCAACGATGACGTTGTCGCCTGGGGGAAGACGTGGCGGTAGGGACCTGGCGGCCCCCTCACGTGCACCCCCCAACCAGGGCGCCCCCTCACCTGCCGGGTGCACTGCCAGGCTGGACACCCACTTGCAGTTGGGCGTCAGCTTCTTGGTGAGCTCCTGGCGCAGCAGGTGGTAGAGGCGGACGCTGCGCTGGGAAGCCACGAGCAGAAAGGGCCGCACGGGGTGAAAGGCCACGCACTGCACCTGGCCGTGGCCGCGGCGGAAAGGGCTCTGGCTGCGGCGCCGGCTCAACTGGTGCATCAGCACCTGGGTGTGGCCCGGGGTGGCCAGCACCACGGCCATGTAGTCCCCACGACCGTGCCAAGTCACCTGTGTCACTGGCTGCAGGAAGGCAAGGTGGGCTcagccgccccctcccccgccccgcctcctccccctcctccccccgccctcccccataGCCCCCACACCTTGCCGTGGCAGATGCGCAGCCGCAGGCCGCCCCGGCGCTCCTCCTCCGAGGCTTCCAGCCAGTGGGCGGGCTGCGCAGCAGGCTCCGCGGGCGGGGTGAAGGCGCTCAGCAGCTGGTCCGTGCTGCCCACCACCAGCCGGTCCCCCAGGGCCGGGTTCAGCACCAGCACTGCGTCCTCCCTGTGGCCAAAGCCCAGTGAAGGCCCCCAGGCATAGGACCACCCCCACCGGCGCGGGCACCCCTGGCCTCATACTCACACTGCCACGGCCACCAGGCAGACGGTCGGGCGGGGGTTCCAGGCGACACTCTTCACCACGCCCCCGACGGGCACAGTCCTCACGCAGCGGGCGGAGGCCACCTCCCAGAGCCGCACCGAGCCATCGTCTGAGCCTGAGCACAGCGGATGGGCTCTCAGCacccggcccccagcccagcccccagcccagcccccatgGCAGGGCTGCCCCACCCGAGGCCCACCTGATGCCAGCCACTGGCCACCCGGGGAGACACTGAGGCAGCGGACGAGGTCACTGTGGCCCCTGTAGACCTGCAGAGAAGGGGCGGTGAAGGACGGAGCCCCGGAACTGTGTGCTCCCGGCCGCCCCGCCCTGTCTGCTCACCAGGGCCTGGCACGTGGGGAAAGGCTGCAGGTCGCGTGGCCGGGGCAGCCTGGGGATGAGGTCCTCAGGGTCCACGTTCACCTGGGAGAGGAGCATAAGGGGTCAGCGGcatccacccccgcccccacccccagcccctgcccgggAGCCCCCCCCACACCACACACCCTCATCTTGCGCTGCCGTGGGCACAGGTAGAGGTCAAGGCAGCGCTCGAAGCGCTCCTGGATGAAGCGGCCGTACGCGGGCACAGCCCGCAAGCTCGGGAACCGGTGCGGCAGGAAGTTGAGCCTCCTCTCGTCGGGCTCCCGCTGCTCCCAGGCCATGCGCTGTGAAGGCAGGAGTGAGCCCGGAGCGCAGGGCGGGCGGGGGCAGGCAGACCCCAGCCTGCACCAGGCTCACCTCCTCCTCGCTGGGCAGGTACTCGGGAGGTGGGTTGTAGGACTCCGCGTGGCCCGGCAGGGCCAGCTTGGGTGCAGGCACGTGCATTTTGTGGCGGCCCAGCACCGCATCGGGGTCCTCTTGGGCCCACAGGTCGTAGAAGCTGGGGGTGGAGTCCCGAGGGCGGCGGGGCTGGATCCAGCCCATCTTAATGGCGTGCACCATGCGGGAGACCTGCAGAGGCGGCGGGGtcagggcgggggcgggggcgggtggCCGGGGGCGGACCGGAGGATGGGGCCGCACCCACCTTCTCCTTCTCCACCAGGGACGGGATAAAGCTGCGCTTGTCAGCAGGCCGGTTGGTCACCGGATGGATCATGAGGTCCCCACTGAAGAAGTCCACAGCCGGCTGGGGGGATGAGCAGAGGGGTGTGGGCCCGGGCCCTGCAGGTGCCCCCAGACCCTGGGGCCAGCGGCTGCCCCTTACCTCATACGGGTTGAAGCTCACATCCCCAAACTGGCCCCTCTGCAGTCGCCGCACCAGGGCCACCTGTTCATCTGTCAGCTGCACGCTGTGCCCCGTCATCCGGTCCCGCACCGTGCGCCTAAGGGACTGCCCGTCAGAGCcgaggccctgccccaccccgccccagcccACCGGCCCTGTCCCACCCCCCCAGTCTCCGCCCCACGCCCGCACCAGTAGTCAGGGTTGTCCATCTTGTCCAGAAACTGGTCCAGCTCGTCAGGGGTGCGCAGGGGCTTATAGATGCGCCTGCCATCCAGGTCGTAGCCCACGTGGGGGAAGTCATCGTACCACTCCAAGGGCACATTGCCCACCGTGTTCCGGATGTCCTGGGGCAGGAGGCCAGAGTATCGGCACTGGACACCCACTGTGCCCACCCGTCCCTCCAAGCCCCCCAAAAGATACCGACGAGGGGGAAAGGTGAGAGCAAAGGGACTGGCTTCAAGGCTAGCCAGGGGCAGCACCCGGGCACCCTGACTCGTGCCTCCTCCCTGGGGTGTGACGTGGCAGGGCGGCCGGCACTGTCCCCCACCACCCCCCTGACCCTCAGAGGCGCCGGAGCTGTACCTTCACATTTTCCACTGAAGTGGTGCCAACCCCAGAGCCTCCCCCCTGGATTCCTTGGCCAGGGCTCTGGGCAGCCACAGGCAAGGGTGACCTCATCGCCCGTGGGCTCCCTCCCCTGGCGGGGGGCCTTAGGCAAAACCGGGTAGCCACGGGCAGGGACTCAGGGAAGACCCCACCAACCCACTACAAAGGGAGGCCGCACCCACCGCATTGTGACCTGCAAGCGTTCAGGGACTCCCCAGCCCCCAagccctgtcccccaccccaccctcagcgGGCAGAGCAGCCACATTCCTGGACACACATTCCTGGTCGAGGCCCCTGCCAGCCgccaccctccctccacccagcACGGAGACTGCTGCCCAGGCGGCCGCTTCCTGCAACAGTAGCCACGGGAGGAGTGGCCCCGATGAGGCAGCATGGCCGGGAGCCCGGGAACCCCTCCCCCTACAGCAGGACGGGACCCCCTGGGAGCCGCCCCCTgcacctgcccccagcccccaacctGCCGACCTCAGTTCTCCCAGCTTGCCCATCCTCCAGGTGTGCCCCCGGGTGTCCCTGCCGCTGCTAGGAATGCCCTGCCTTCTCCTGTGACCCCCAAGTCTACACAGCCATGCCTGAATTGGACAGATTGGGGTTAGGGGGTCGGTGGCTCCGAGAAAAGGCCCACGGGAGCACTCAGTAGGGGAACGGGGTGCTGGTGGGGGGTCCTCCAGGGCAGGAGCGCAGGGAGGAGCCGGTAAAGAGGGCACCCGCAGCTTGGGCCAGACCTGGAGGTTGATGCCAGGAGGGGGCAGGTGCAGGAGAGACAGGCTGTGTCATCAGGCGACCCCAGGCCCAGACCTGACGGGGGGCGGCCGAGGGAGCTGGGGCTGaactccagccccctcctccGGGCACAGAAGGCCCCAGTGTAcatgggagggagagacagacagggtgTGGCCAGGCGCTGGGGCCAGGGCAGCTGGGTTAACTTGGTCATGCCAAGCGAGAAGGCCCGGGTCATGGGTCCTGCTTGACCCTCCTGCCCCCCgcaaagagggaggagaggaggcggCACAGCCCTGGTACCACCCAGAAGGGGGCTCCCACTTCCCCCGCATCCCCCAAAGACGGCACGATGCTCCAGGCCCCTTCACCGTGGCGCGGGAAGGCAGAGGGACACAGGGCCCCTGCTCCGAGCGGCCTCCAGGGGCTGGGAGGCGGGGAGGAGGGCGGGCCGGCGCGGGGGAGGGGCCGCCTCGGCTATAAAGGCCCGGCCCGCGGCCCTGCTCCAGCCCGGGACGCACACGTGCGCGCGGCGCCGCAGCCGCCACCGCGGGAGCCCTGAGACCCCGCGCCCCCCTGgcctgggcggcggcggcggcggcggcatgCACGGCGCGCCGCGGAGCTGACGGCGGCCGCCGGCCCCATGTCCTTCGCGATGCTGCGCTCGGCACCGCCCGGCCGCTACCTGTACCCCGAGGTGAGCCCGCTGTCGGAGGACGAGGACCGCGGCAGCGAGAGTTCGGGCTCCGACGAGAAGCCCTGCCGCGTGCACGCGGCGCGCTGTGGCCTCCAGGGCGCCCGCAGACGGGCCGGGGGCCggcgggcggggggcggcggcccGGGGCCTGGGGGGCGGCCGGGCCGCGAGCCCCGACAGCGGCACACGGCGAACGCGCGCGAGCGGGACCGGACGAACAGCGTGAACACGGCCTTCACGGCGCTGCGCACGCTCATCCCCACCGAGCCGGCCGACCGCAAGCTCTCCAAGATCGAGACCCTGCGCCTGGCCTCCAGCTACATCTCGCACCTGGGCAACGTGTTGCTGGTGGGTGAGGCCTGCGGCGACGGGCAACCCTGCCACTCGGGGCCCGCCTTCTTCCACGCGGCGCGCCCTGGCAGCcctccgcccccgccgcccccgccccccgcccgcgACGGCGAGAACGCCCAGCCCAGACAGATCTGCACCTTCTGCCTCAGCAACCAGAGGAAGTTGGTGAGTGTTGGCCGCGGGTCGTCCCCAGAAGGGGCGGCGAGGAGGAAGGGGCGCCCCCCACCTCCAAACCGCCCGTGCGACCCACACCTGCCTGGCAGAGAGGGCGGGGCCAGAGGCAGGCAGAGCTCCCCAGCAGCACCTGTTAACCCACGCACAGCCCCGAGCCCAGCGGGGGAGGAGCACAAGGAGGAGGGCGCAGCGAGAGCAGGCGGGGCTGGGCCTTCCCTGGACATTCTCTCCCCGAGTTCCCTGGACACAGGCTCCCACGGGGACCAGACAAGGGCACCCAGGGCCAGATGGGGGAAGAGACCAAGGCAGGGCCGGCACCAACTTGGAAGCTAGGGGACCAAACCAGGGTTGGATCAAGCCACTCTGgccacccaccctgcccccaggggAAGGAGACTCAGGGGCAGTGGGATCCATTTGCTCTGCCACTGGCCTAAGGCTTATCGGGcacctgcctgccctcccctggcccctgcccctgGGGCTGCCCACTCAGACACCAGTGCAGCTGTGGGACCCGCTGGCAGGAGCGGGCAGGAGacttgggggctgggggagaggcccTGCTGCGGGAGACGCTGGCTGGCCCTGATTTACAGCTCCTGCTGTGCTTGGTGGCACCGGAAAAGCAGGGTGAGCAGGCAAGGAGAAAATACGGCGCGGCTTTCCCCAATCCCCATTTCCTCTCCAGACGGCACGCGCGAGCTCCTGGGGCCTGAACATCTgggaaatttaattttacaatTTCGGCTGTGCAGCAGCGTACTCTCCTTCCCCAAGCCGCTTGGGGAGGCTGGGCTGAGCGTGGAAGGGGGTTGCTTTCAGCACCCACCACCCGAGACAGCACCCAGTGGGGAAGCCCAGAGGTGCAGGCTGGCACTGGTCTCTGCGCGGGCCCTGAcactgccctcccctctgcagagCAAGGACCGAGACAGAAAGACGGCGATTCGGAGTTAGAGGCGGATGCTGCTGGGCCATCCACGGAGAGCCCCCATGGACCTGACTCGGGCACAGGCCTCCCTGAGGGCACCCCCCaggccagccctgccccagctGTGAGCGGGGCCGATGGACAGACAGGCGGTGGGACTCAGAGCTGGCCCAGCACCTGCCCAGCCCCACTGGAACTTTCCGTGCTGGCTCCCAACCTGGTTTTCTTCTGGTCACTATGTGCTGGCATCTTGTGTCTTTGATATGATAATATAAAGTCTGGAAACTTTGTATAATTAAAAACGAAACAATTATCTTCTAAACACGGACGCACACTGTCCTCTCCAGCAGTTCAGAATGCACCCTGAGCCGGAGCCCgagcccaccctcccacccctcagGGCTCCGTGGGCCAAGGTACCCACTTCTCGGGGAAGGCCCCCCACTTTCCAGGGCTCAGGGCCGGTGTGCCCAGCACCCCCGACCAGGGAACTATGGCGTGGGGTCCGAAGGAGACCTGTGAGGGCAGAGGAGGGCGAGGGACCGAGCAGGACACAGGCAGCCCGGCCCGGGAGCAGTCTCGCCCCACCCCCGCTCCGAGAGCCTGCCAGGTGTCCCAGTGCCCTGAAGGGTCCTCAGTGCTTGCGGCATGCAGCTTGCTCTGGTCGGTCTTCAGGGCCTCGGCACCTGAGCCTCTGCCCACGGAGCCCCACGAGGTGGGCATGTAGGGGAAGGTAATCAAGGGGCACTGTCTGGCAGAGTGAGTCCCCAGGCCTGAGGGCAGGACCAGGTGGCAGCTGCCTGTGCGTACCCCTGgggcccacccctgcccccagccctgcaaTTGGCCCCGGCAGCACTGCTCACACCGGGAGGACCCCTGGCtgcccaccacccacccacccacccacccaactcccccaaaggccccacctgccCACGAGGAGGGCAATTCAGGCCTCTCCCCGAGCTGTGCACAGCTGGCGGACCATTAAAATCTTGCAGGTGACAATTACAGACCGGTGGTGCGAGCCCCACAGGCACAGCAGAGAAGAGAGGTGGGGGCGGCTCTGTGCAGGCCACCCCAGCACCCCCAGGCTGGCCAGCAGCCTGACTTCCGGCCAGCGGGCGGGGAATGGCCCAGAGCGCCAGGTGCCGGCCCCGGGCCCTGCTAGCCCTCCGCGCAGGCTCAGGGACCCCGGGAGAGGGCAGGTGCCGAGGCCCACGTGGGCACCCCAACAGGGCAGGGCTAGAGCCGCCCCCTCCTCTGAACAGACGGGCTCCAGGGAACCGAGAAACAGAAAGCGATGGGGTAATTTTGGAGGAAATTCTCAAAGCCAGAACCATTAAGGACTAGAAGGGGGCTGTGTCCAATCTGATAGAAATATAACAGGATAAAAAGTCACAACGGCAGGTTCCACTCAGAGAGAAACCCAACCCCAAATTTCCTCTCCTTAATCCTGCAGGAGCCTACAGCTGGCCGGCCGAAGTGGGGGAGAGGGCACGCTCATCACCCCCGCCCGCCTGCCTGGAGAGCCAGGACCCAGGAGGAGTGTGGGGGTCTGCCTGGGGGATGAGAAAAGCACCCCTTCTGCCCCGGGGCACTGAGGACACTGCGAGAACGCGACCCGCGGAGGGGCACGCGGGGCGGGCAAGCAGGGACGCCccagggtctccagcctgcctccCCTGCTCCCCGGGGCACCGGTGCAGTTCTGTGGGGACGGTCTGTGGCCCACCTGCCGCTCACCCACCGGCCTCACCTCTCCATACCTGGGCTGGGTGGGACTGCACCCTCCCTCACAAATCCTCCCGAAGACGATGGGCGGCAGGGGGCGGGGTCCGCATGCCCTGCACAAAGGCCTGAGAGAAGAGTGCGGGGCGAGGGGGACAGGCAGGGCGAGGCCGGAGGGGCATGGGTGTCAGGGACCCTTGGAGCCGGtgcaggagaggagaaggggcTGAGGGAGCCTCGGAGATGCCAAGTCGGTAGGAGAGGACAGCCCGCTGGGACGGTCCCCAGGGGCCGGCAGGCCCTGGCACAGGGCGAGCGGGCCAGGCCctcggctgctgggcctgtgactCCGACAGCGGCTGCAGCTTGGCCAGCCTCGGGCCCGGGCAGTGGGCCCGGTCGCTCCCTGAGCTGCACCGGTAGCAGCAGAGGCTGAGAGCCTGGCCCGCCAGccagcaggagagggaggggagggggcggggaggggcacgCCGTCACCCTCCACCGCTCCAGAAATTCAAACCAGACTGGGGGTGGCGGGCCGGCCCGAGCCCCTGCGGCCCCACGAGAGTCCACTCGGCTACTCACGGCAGCCGCCGGGCCCCCGTCCACCACAAACCCCACTTCCTCCCCAGGACGCCAGCCTCGCCCCTCCACCGAGCCTCCGTGTGCCAGTGCCCCACAGAGGCGGCACGGAAGGAGGGCCCGGCCCGCACCCTGGGCCAGCAGCCGCCTCTGCGGGCCAAGCAGGGCTGGAAACGCTCTGATGGCCATCAGGGCCAGGCTGTCAGCTCCCTGTCCCCAGCCTGGGGAACAAGCTGCTGGCGGCACCACGTGATCCATCGCCAGGCCGCCTGCGCCGGCAGGCCAGCCGGCCCCCACCCTACCCTGCGCAGCACCTGCGGGCTGCCAGGAAGCACATGTGACCCCGTGGGGGCGGGAGCCCGCCGACCCCTCCAGGGCCCAGACAGCCCCCAGCCTGCGCTCTCCCAGGGGGCCGCCATGCCCCAAGGACGAGCCTTCGGGCGGCAggggtcccccaccccccaggctgcACTGGACGCGGGCGGCCACCGGCTGATGTGTTGGCTGGGATTTTTCCGCTCTCGCAGagccccccctcccctccccctccccaaagtGGCTGCAGCTGTCAGGACCGCAGATTGGAACTGCAGGTACGGCGCTGGCCCGCTGCCCACCTCCCTCCCGTGTCTGTCTGAGAGAAAGGAAGCCGGCCCACCTCTGGAATCCTTCACTCTCTCCTCGTTCCGCCTCTCCCACCTGTCCCCGGGGAGCGCGGGGTCAGCCGCCCTCGCTCGGGCTCTCTCTTCCCCTTGCCCCTCTCCGATTACAATGCCGGCAGTGTTCCCTCAGCTCCCCCGACACGgagcccccccccgccccccgccttcCTGCGCCTCCTCTCTCCTGCGCTCCATGGCGGGAGGAGGACAGGCCACGTGCCCCAGGccacctgctgcagctgaacCCACACAAGGTGCTGGCAGGATGAGTCCTGGTCGATGGGCCCAAGGGGAGAAAGCCAGGTCCCACTCGGCCTCTTCCTGCCCCAAAGGCCAAAGCCAGCTGAGGGGATCCCGGCAGGGGTCGGGGTCAGAAGCAGGGCCCACCAGCTGTAGCCAGCCAGG encodes:
- the SCX gene encoding basic helix-loop-helix transcription factor scleraxis, which produces MSFAMLRSAPPGRYLYPEVSPLSEDEDRGSESSGSDEKPCRVHAARCGLQGARRRAGGRRAGGGGPGPGGRPGREPRQRHTANARERDRTNSVNTAFTALRTLIPTEPADRKLSKIETLRLASSYISHLGNVLLVGEACGDGQPCHSGPAFFHAARPGSPPPPPPPPPARDGENAQPRQICTFCLSNQRKLSKDRDRKTAIRS
- the BOP1 gene encoding ribosome biogenesis protein BOP1, whose product is MAGTRGVGREAAGALPGKRPPEPEPEEPCVLGAPALGPGPGSDPGLSDSEESVFSGLEDSGSDSSEADTAAEEEDRASSAEQHGRTEETPGQQAGTPSPRTEVASVQFEDEYVEDSSDEEDIRNTVGNVPLEWYDDFPHVGYDLDGRRIYKPLRTPDELDQFLDKMDNPDYWRTVRDRMTGHSVQLTDEQVALVRRLQRGQFGDVSFNPYEPAVDFFSGDLMIHPVTNRPADKRSFIPSLVEKEKVSRMVHAIKMGWIQPRRPRDSTPSFYDLWAQEDPDAVLGRHKMHVPAPKLALPGHAESYNPPPEYLPSEEERMAWEQREPDERRLNFLPHRFPSLRAVPAYGRFIQERFERCLDLYLCPRQRKMRVNVDPEDLIPRLPRPRDLQPFPTCQALVYRGHSDLVRCLSVSPGGQWLASGSDDGSVRLWEVASARCVRTVPVGGVVKSVAWNPRPTVCLVAVAVEDAVLVLNPALGDRLVVGSTDQLLSAFTPPAEPAAQPAHWLEASEEERRGGLRLRICHGKPVTQVTWHGRGDYMAVVLATPGHTQVLMHQLSRRRSQSPFRRGHGQVQCVAFHPVRPFLLVASQRSVRLYHLLRQELTKKLTPNCKWVSSLAVHPAGDNVIVGSYDSRLVWFDLDLSTKPYRALRHHKKALRAVAFHPRYPLFASGSDDGSVIVCHGMVYNDLLQNPLLVPVKVLKGHSLTKGLGVLDVAFHPSQPWVFSAGADGTLRLFT